ATCGCCAAAGTGGCCAAGGCGTTCGGCGCCGATGTGATGATGACCTCCCCCGATCATCAGAGCGGAACGGACCGCGTGGCCGAGGTCGCCCAGAAGGTGAAGGCCGATCTTTACGTCAACATTCAAGGGGATGAGCCGCTGCTCACCGCCGAATCCATCGACACGGTGATCGACGCCCTGCTCGATGAAGCTCTCGCGCCCATGGCCACGATCAAGGTCTCGATGAACGGCCTGCAAAAGGCCCAGAACCCGAACGTCGTGAAAGTCGTGGTGGACGAACACGACTACGCGCTGTATTTTTCACGATCGACGATCCCTTTTCAGGGAAAGGTTTTCAAACATATCGGACTGTACGGCTACCATCGGGAGTTTCTGCTGAACTTCACGTCGTGGGCGCCGACGCCGCTCGAACAGGCGGAACGGCTTGAGCAGCTCCGCGCCCTCGAAAAAGGGCACCGGATCAAGGTCCCCACGGTGAAGCAGGACTCGGTGAGCGTCGATACGTTCGAAGACCTGATTTTCGTCGAAAAAATCGTCCGCGATTTGACTTGAGCGCCCGGCTCGCACGGAGTAGAATGATGCACTTGACGGCCAAGCCACACGGAGGTGTGCATGCCTAAACCACCGAAGTATATCTTCGTCACCGGGGGAGTCATCTCGTCGCTCGGCAAAGGTCTCGCTGCCGCGTCCATTGGCGCGATTCTCGAGGCCCGCGGCCTCAAGGTGACCTTCCAGAAACTCGATCCCTACCTCAACGTCGATCCCGGCACGATGAGTCCGTTCCAGCACGGCGAAGTGTACGTCACCCACGATGGCGCGGAGACGGACCTCGACCTCGGCCACTACGAGCGGTTCACCGAAACGCTGATGGGTCGAAAGAACAACTATACGAGCGGGCAGATCTATCAATCGATCATCGCGAAGGAGCGCCGGGGAGACTATTTGGGGAAGACCGTCCAGGTGATCCCGCACGTGACGGATGAAATCAAGAGCGTCGTCCGTGACGTCATCGAAGATTCCGACGTGGCCATCATCGAAATCGGCGGAACGGTGGGGGACATCGAGAGCCTCCCCTTCCTCGAAGCCATCCGCCAGATGCGGTTCGATCTGGGGAAGGAGAATACCCTCTATATCCACGTGACGCTCGTGCCGTACATTCCCTCGGCGCAGGAACTCAAGACGAAGCCGACCCAGCACAGCGTGGGCAAGCTCCGGGAGATCGGCATCCAGCCGGACATTTTGCTCTGCCGCGGCGAGGAGCCCCTGTCGAAAAGCGTGAAGGACAAGATCGCTCTCTTCTGCAACCTGTCGCCGGAGAGCGTGATCAGCGCGCCGGACGTGAAGAGCATCTACGAAGTGCCGCTGAACTTCCATGGCGAGGGGTTGGATGAAAAGATCGTGGAGCTTCTGAACATCTGGACCCGATCGCCCCGACTGGACAAGTGGATCGAAATCGCCGACGTCCTCAAGAGCCCGCTCAACACCGTCACCATCGCCATCGTGGGCAAGTACGTAAAGTTGATCGACGCCTACAAAAGCCTCAATGAATCCCTGGTTCACGCGGGAATCGGCAACAAGGCGCGCGTGAATCTGAAGTTCGTGGAGTCGGAGGAAATCGAGAAGAA
The window above is part of the Nitrospirota bacterium genome. Proteins encoded here:
- the kdsB gene encoding 3-deoxy-manno-octulosonate cytidylyltransferase, which codes for MDVVGVIPARYSSKRLPGKPLRKILGRPLIEFVYRNAKGVARFKQLIIATDNDEIAKVAKAFGADVMMTSPDHQSGTDRVAEVAQKVKADLYVNIQGDEPLLTAESIDTVIDALLDEALAPMATIKVSMNGLQKAQNPNVVKVVVDEHDYALYFSRSTIPFQGKVFKHIGLYGYHREFLLNFTSWAPTPLEQAERLEQLRALEKGHRIKVPTVKQDSVSVDTFEDLIFVEKIVRDLT
- a CDS encoding CTP synthase, giving the protein MPKPPKYIFVTGGVISSLGKGLAAASIGAILEARGLKVTFQKLDPYLNVDPGTMSPFQHGEVYVTHDGAETDLDLGHYERFTETLMGRKNNYTSGQIYQSIIAKERRGDYLGKTVQVIPHVTDEIKSVVRDVIEDSDVAIIEIGGTVGDIESLPFLEAIRQMRFDLGKENTLYIHVTLVPYIPSAQELKTKPTQHSVGKLREIGIQPDILLCRGEEPLSKSVKDKIALFCNLSPESVISAPDVKSIYEVPLNFHGEGLDEKIVELLNIWTRSPRLDKWIEIADVLKSPLNTVTIAIVGKYVKLIDAYKSLNESLVHAGIGNKARVNLKFVESEEIEKNGVGNMFDDVQGILVPGGFGDRGIEGKIEAVRHARENLVPYFGICLGMQLAVIEFSRNALGWKGAHSTEFNAQTPYPVVDFMPEQQGVEQKGGTMRLGAYPCVLRESSKAAEAYGARKITERHRHRYEINNKFLAKMEGAGFHASGVFPNRDLVEIMELRDHPWFVGCQFHPEFQSRPFAPHPLFSRFVKSAVEFAQKKEATRTLRLIEARTRA